ctgggctagagtgccatggcatcagcctagctcacagcaacctccaactcctgggctcaagcgatcctcctgcctcagcctcccgagtagctgggactacaggcatgtgccaccatgcccggctaattttttctatatatttttagttgtccagctaatttctttctatttttttttttttagtagaaatggggtctcgctctggctcgggctggtcctgagctcaaaccatcctcccacctcagcctcccagagtgctgggattacaggcgggagccactgcgcccggacaACTCATACTTTTTAGCGTATAGTTCTGTGGGTTTCGACACGTGTACAGTCACAGAAACACCACCACTGAGATGCAGAATAATTCCATCTTTTCAGAAAATTTCTCTCTGCCCCTTCATggtcacccctccccccacatgcAGCCCCTGCAGCCACCGACCTGTTTTCCGGAGGGTCTCTGACTGGTATCGCCCACGACACTGGGTCCCTTCCCTCATGCAGGCTAATGCCCTGACAGCCATCGTGTCTTGGGCTTAGCCTAGTTCTTCGTTACTTACGGCCAGCGTCCCATTGTAAGGATATGCATTCGTGTAATTTTCCTGTCTTAAAACTTCACTATCATAGCATGCTTCGTTTATGCATTCTACCATTATTTGGATACTTAAGATGTTTTatgttttgctattataaacaccGTGAATTCCTTCATGCACACTCATTGTCACGGGTGAttgctttaaccacttcggtacaagcatcgactgtagtcgacagccacagatgaacgcgcacagcgactttagccgacagccgtgatacgacttttctaatttttcatttatcaaaataaaattgtgaacatttaaaaataacataaagaaaacatacatgtatatgttagcTATTCCGATTCACatgacaagcaaagctgcctgtaaagtcaaacaagcttccagggctttcaagctttcctcatcacacaagagcaagacggattcgtcgtcaatgcgcAGCACAGACTGCCGTGTGGAccgtgagtgcggctgtgggcgaggggtCGCGGCCTGTGAGCGCCGGACTGAAGTGGCTTTAAGGTCGATTCCCGGGAAGAGAATTACTAGGTCAaacattatgaatattttcaatgACCTTAATGCATTTTTAATCATCAAGGTTCTTCCTTGTATTTGTAATGTGGTTCGTAACAGGTGTGACTTAAATTCCCCtgggtgtttttcatttttattttattttagcgtattatgggggccCAAGTGTTacggttacctatattgcccatgcccccctcccccctcgagtcagagcctcaagtgtgaccatcccccaagcgttgcacatctcactccttgcgtttgtatacacccctcccctcctccccctcccacccgcccgacacccgatgaatgttattcctatgtgtccactgggTGTTCATTAATAaccctcttcttctcttttcccatGTTGTCACCGTAGGCTCGGGGGCACGGCGCAATCATGGAGGCCGGCCCGGAGGCGGCGCTGCTCCTGGCCAGGCTCCTGGAAGAGCTGGACGGCGGGCCGAGCGCCTCTTCCTACCAGGACCTGTGCAAGTCGCTGTGCGCGCGGCTGGACCTGGCGCAGCTGGCGCGGCTGCGGAGCGCGCTCTTCCACACGGCCTGCCTGGACCCGGGCTTCCCGGCCGCGCTGTTCAGGGACAAGACGCAGTGCAGCGCGGGCGGCCCGCAGTCCAAGAAGCTCATGGTGGCGGCGGACATCGTGACCATGTTCAACCTGCTCCAGGTGAGCGGGGCCGCCGCCGCCAGGGAGAAGCCGCCCGCGGGCCGCGCCAAGGCGCGCGCGCCGGACCCCTCCGACGCCTGCGGCCCCGCGGGCTGCGACGGCGCGTGCGAGCCGGGCGCGAGGCCCTTCGGCAGGGGCTGCCCCGCGCGGCCCCGGTGCCGGCAGGCGGTGGACGCCAGGGACCGGCCGCAGCAGTTCGTGCCCGCCTGCGAGCCCGGCTTCCTGCTGGGCGTCGGCGAGGGCGCGCAGAGCCGCGCGGCATCGCTGGACCGGCTGCAGCCCCCGGACCCCTACCCCGCGGCCGGGCCCCCGCCCTGCGAGATGCAGCGCACCTACTTCCCCATGAGCGCGGGCGGCGAGGCGGGCTCGGACCAGGACTCCCTGCCCGCGCAGGGCCTCGGCGACGGCTTCGCCTCCAGCGAGGAGCCGTTCGCCGTGCCGTCCTGCGTCCAGAAAAGGACCATCTTCAAAGAGGACTTCCACAACCTGATGGCCGTGTCCCCCGGCCCCGCCGGCCAGGCCGAGGGCGAGCGCGGGGAGCCCACGGGGCGCAAGGAGCAGCGCAAGTCCCCGTTCTTCAACCACAGCTTCGAGATGCCCTACCACAGCCAGTACCTGAGCCCCGGCTACGCGCCGGCCCCCGACAAGAGGCGGGCGAAGCACGAGAGCCTGGACGACCTGCAGGCGTCCACGTACTTCGGGCCCACCCCCGTGCCGGGCGCCCAGGAAGCGCGGCGCTGCGCGGGGAGGCCCGGCAAGCAGACCCCGTGGCCCGCCAAGAGCTGGAGCCTGAACACGGAGGAGGTGCCCGACTTCGAGCGGTCCTTCTTCCACAGGAACCCCTCGGAGGAGAAGCTCCGCTACCCGAGCCCCGGCGCCCAGAGCCCCGGCTTCCCGGCCCCCGACCGGCGCCCCGCGTACCTCGCGCCCCAAGACCCACGGCCGCTGCTGCCCGCGGGCTACGCCGCGAAGCCAAGCGGGCTCAAAGCTAAAGACATCGCGTCCCCGGTCGACCTGGAGAAGCACGAGCCCGCCAAAAAGTTCAAGGACAAGAGCACCGgctgcagcggcggcggcgggcagCAGCTGAGCTCGGACACGAGCAGCGTGGGGACCCAGACGGAGCCGCGCGCGCTCGAGCCCCGGGCGCGCAGGGACGTGTGCGCGCCGCCGGCGCGGGGCAAGTACAGCGACAGGCTGGCCCTGAAGCACTCGGACGACGACTCGGAGGGGGTGGTCAGCGACGACATCAGCGACATCTTCCGCTTTCTGGACGACATGAGCGTCAGTGGCTCCACGGGCGTGGTGCAGTCGTCCTGCTACGACAGCACGGGGTCCCTGTCCCAGCTTCCCAAGTCGGACTGCGACAGCTCCCCGGAGCGCAGCGTGGGCTCGGTGGCCGGCGGGGCCCCCGGCGGCCCAGGCGAGAAGGGCAGCCAGCGCGCCGAGGAGGAGCTGAAGACCAGCGTGTGCCGGCTGGTGCTGAGGATCGGCGAGATCGAGCGGAAGCTGGAGTCGCTGTCGGGCGTGCGCGAGGAGATCTCGCAGGTGCTGGGCAAGCTGAGCCGGCTGGACCAGCGGATGCAGCAGCCGCCGGCGGACCAGGGGCGCGCGCGGGCCGACCCCAACTCCTCCACCAGCGAGGCGGCGTCCGACGAGGACGAGGACAGCGCCTCGCCCCGGCCGTGCCGCGCGCACGGACCCTGCGCGCCCAGGCTggacggcggcggcggcagcgacTGGGGCTGCTCGGACGCCAGCGGCAGCAACAGCGCGAGCCTGCGCGTCAAGGCCCTGAAGAAGAGCCTCTTGGCCAGGCCGTCCTCGCGGTCCCTGACGGAGGAGAACAGCGCCACCGAGTCCAAAATCGCCAGCACCTCCAACTCGCCCCGGGACTGGCGCACGGTGCCCTACGCCGCCGGCCGCGCGGGCCTCGCCGAGGAGGTCAAGGGCCCCGCGGACGACAAGGACTGGCCGCGGAAACCCAAAGAGGTAACTCGCGTTTCGGGTCACGCAGCCGGGTGCCCGGCTTGCCATCCCAGCCCTGGCGCAGTTTCAGAGCCTAGAAGGTTGCGTTAAAGAGAACAGAAGGCCCGGGCTGTGTAGACGGGGCGGGCTCTCCGCGCTGGGGGGACGGGACTGGGCCGGCTGCGCTCCGCGGAGCTGCCGTCAATCAGCCAGGGCGCGTGctgggcgcgggggcgcggggacGCACTGCGCGGGTGGTGGGAAAGCAGAGTGTCCCGCGCAGAAGTGCAGAAGGGGACTCTGTCCCAGCAGGGACGGCGGCTCCCCGGCCTCTCTGACAGGCAGGCGCAGGCCGCGCAGTCGGGGAGACGACTGGAAGAGTGCTGGCCCTGAGCCCCTTTCCAGCGCTCCACTGGATGCATGGTGTTCCCCTGTACAAGcatgagttttattattattattattattataagataaATCGATGattagtaccgtgtttccccgaaaaataagacagggtcttatatttatttttcctcaagaagacaccctagggctgattttcaggggatgtgttattattatttttttaagtacggcacagccatctacatttattcaaatagagtgaagtcatcttcttctggaacatcatcctcactctccagaccccgaatcccatcctgaatgtcttgcgactctgtttcctttagaaccaccggccccgatctctcctgtggagccacagagctctcacgggcggatgggaagggctgctcatgttctctcccgctccgcgacgacacgcacgggttgtgcagacgctgcgcagccacgcccccgtcaccagggctgattttcggggtggggcttctatggtgcacaaatgcttagaaatcctgccagggcttattttatgggtagggcttattttgggggacacacggcaaggaaagaagacaaatgaggaaattatttGTGGTTCTACTAACCAAGGCAGCAGCACCTCTTGCTGTGGTGTCTTCCTTTCGTTTTTAGTGTTTCCCCTGCACCGGCGTGTGCTGTGTGCTCTTTGCCCGCGGGCGCGAGTGACTTGCACGGTTGCAGCGGACGTCACCGTGCCGGTTCCAGAACCAGCgttgcacgcacacacactcaaatGCTGTCTTTCTCGTGTCCCTTGTAGCAGGGACGATTCGTTTGCCTGTGGCTGCGGCTGCCCCTGTCCGTTCCCAACAGGCTGCGGGGAGCCGGCCCCGGCCAAGGCGGGCAGTGTCAGTCTGTCGCTCAGCTAGGTTCCCTCCCCTGCGTCTCAAGGCCACCGGACAGGCCACAGGGCCTCCTGAGGTCTCCAAGGTCGGGGCTGGCAGCGGGCAGGGTGACGGCAGCGGTGCGGGCTGCAGAAACCGCAAagccagaggaggaaggaggccgAGCTCCTCGCCTGGTGCTGGGAAGGGAACCCTTGGGAAACCGGGTTCTAAGAAAGTttcagggaaaagagaagaagcCGTGTCTTTTTTCTGACCCCAGAGAAAGCTCCAGCACCTGGCCTTGCAGCACTGTGTCTCTCTGCGGCCACTCATAGGGTGGAGCCAGCCCGGCACGTGCCGCCACGCCGACAACATGCTCCACGCGGTCCCCGGCCTCTGGCTCCATGGCTGTTGTCTCTCAGCTGCCAGGTGTCTGGGGCCCTGGGTCTCAGGTAGCGTTTAGCAGGTGCAGATGGGCAGGTGCTTCTGTGGAAATGTCGGGTCACGCTGAACGGACCGCACCTACCGCCTGCAAAGTGTCAGAGCCTCATGGAACCTGAAGGAAGACTCGCAAGCTCAAGTGACATCTGCCCGACATGCCTGGCAAAAGTGCCTTCTGTGTGCCACAAGCCCTCCTAATCTTGTCCCCCTCCTGTgaccccatttctccctcccggCCTGTGGCTCTCCCAGCTCCGGGCTGAGATTCCCGTGGTGGTGACCGGCCCAGGCCCACCTTCTGGGCTTCGGTCCCACGGCTCGACTGCCAAAGGCTGGCCCCCCCGAAAGTCTTGTCTGCGTGTCAAAACCCAGCGTCCCCAAACCGGACTCCTCTGCTACTTATCACGACGTCTACTACGCTTGTGCAGAGGGGCTGCCGTTCCAGCAATTCCCCTCCCACCCTGACATCCCTCTTTGGCTCCCTCCTGTCCAGGGTAGCTCCCAGACCCTGTGGGTTTGTCCCCCAGGTCCAAGCTCTCAGGACGGCCCACCTGGGATGTTTGGGCCACCGGCCACCTTCCCTGTCCCCTCACTGGCCACGGCTGCATCCACGTTCCTGGAACTCCACGCTCCGTGGGTCGCGGGTCTGCAGAGCCTTCTATGTTCAACTCTTCCCTGTGCACAGAAAGAAGTTCCAACATTCTCAGCCAGGCCTTCGGGGCCCCTGTGAAGTCCACGTACCTCTCCCCACGTGGGAGGCTCTGTACCCCCGGCTGGGTCCCGCTCTGCCCTGACGGGTCCACCTGTCCTCACTCAAGA
This genomic interval from Microcebus murinus isolate Inina chromosome 7, M.murinus_Inina_mat1.0, whole genome shotgun sequence contains the following:
- the MINAR1 gene encoding major intrinsically disordered Notch2-binding receptor 1: MEAGPEAALLLARLLEELDGGPSASSYQDLCKSLCARLDLAQLARLRSALFHTACLDPGFPAALFRDKTQCSAGGPQSKKLMVAADIVTMFNLLQVSGAAAAREKPPAGRAKARAPDPSDACGPAGCDGACEPGARPFGRGCPARPRCRQAVDARDRPQQFVPACEPGFLLGVGEGAQSRAASLDRLQPPDPYPAAGPPPCEMQRTYFPMSAGGEAGSDQDSLPAQGLGDGFASSEEPFAVPSCVQKRTIFKEDFHNLMAVSPGPAGQAEGERGEPTGRKEQRKSPFFNHSFEMPYHSQYLSPGYAPAPDKRRAKHESLDDLQASTYFGPTPVPGAQEARRCAGRPGKQTPWPAKSWSLNTEEVPDFERSFFHRNPSEEKLRYPSPGAQSPGFPAPDRRPAYLAPQDPRPLLPAGYAAKPSGLKAKDIASPVDLEKHEPAKKFKDKSTGCSGGGGQQLSSDTSSVGTQTEPRALEPRARRDVCAPPARGKYSDRLALKHSDDDSEGVVSDDISDIFRFLDDMSVSGSTGVVQSSCYDSTGSLSQLPKSDCDSSPERSVGSVAGGAPGGPGEKGSQRAEEELKTSVCRLVLRIGEIERKLESLSGVREEISQVLGKLSRLDQRMQQPPADQGRARADPNSSTSEAASDEDEDSASPRPCRAHGPCAPRLDGGGGSDWGCSDASGSNSASLRVKALKKSLLARPSSRSLTEENSATESKIASTSNSPRDWRTVPYAAGRAGLAEEVKGPADDKDWPRKPKEAERQYDPHPQHRLPKQPKDGFLVEQVFSPHPYPGPLKAHVKSNPLYTDMRLTDLAEVKRGQPSWTLEEYARNTGDKAKLAALDLQTQESLNPNNLEYWMEDIYTPGYDSLLKRKEAEFRRAKVCKMAALIAAAACTVVLVIVVPICTMKS